One region of Chryseobacterium sp. C-71 genomic DNA includes:
- a CDS encoding S41 family peptidase yields the protein MKKYLILVLLILGLNSFAQQKIENLNFENFENDLPSQWATFGGSTAKISADAKEKQEGKTSVLFDAKENSGFKALMYTLPENYAGKKITLSGYIKTENISDGFAGLWLRIDPEIAFDNMEKVNLKGTNDWKKYEVTVDMSPENTKKIVFGALLSGIGKMWVDNLKITIDGKDIRDAKIFEKKLTKIDLDKEFDLGSKISNINLDNENVDYLTKLGLIWGYLKYYHPSVAEGNHNWDYELFRIYEKTKSVSSNQRDEIILQWIKNLGKYQIAKNSEPKNVKFKPDLDWITNSGFSKELSEELLKLKEAKRPQANYYVDFFRQVGNPDFKNENPYQKMNYPDEGFRLLSLYRYWNMIQYYFPYKNLIEEDWKNVLKEFVPKFINAKDETEYTLASLEIIARIHDTHAGVWGNNKVLTKYFGERYSPIKLTFAENKAVVNDFYNENFAKEAGIQKGDVITEINGETVENIIKNRLKYTPASNYPTQLRNISYNLLNSNSETINIKFSRNGKTEEKTIKTYTGPELKYTKEKKEFFNMLDNNVAYFYMGSVKAEELPAVFEKIKDTKGLVIDFRSYPSDFVTVKMGKLLKPETTEFVKFSNTNNTQPGLFTFTPSLKIPGSGKNSYQGKIAILINETTQSSAEYHTMAFRTAPSSKVFGSQTAGADGNVSDFVLPGNISTMISGIGVYYPDGKETQRIGIIPDVEVKPTIDGIKNNKDEVLEKAINWINN from the coding sequence GAAAATTTTGAAAACGATCTACCTTCTCAATGGGCAACATTTGGAGGCAGCACTGCAAAAATATCAGCAGATGCAAAAGAAAAACAAGAAGGAAAAACTTCGGTTTTATTTGATGCAAAAGAAAATTCAGGATTTAAAGCATTAATGTACACACTTCCCGAAAATTATGCAGGAAAAAAAATTACACTCTCCGGTTATATCAAAACAGAAAATATTTCTGACGGTTTTGCTGGTCTTTGGCTAAGAATAGATCCTGAGATTGCTTTTGACAACATGGAAAAAGTAAATTTAAAAGGAACAAATGACTGGAAAAAATATGAAGTAACGGTTGATATGTCTCCGGAAAATACCAAGAAGATAGTTTTTGGCGCTTTACTTTCTGGTATAGGAAAAATGTGGGTTGACAATCTAAAAATCACGATTGACGGAAAAGATATTAGAGATGCTAAAATTTTCGAGAAAAAATTAACCAAAATTGATCTTGACAAAGAATTTGATCTTGGCTCGAAAATCTCAAATATAAATCTTGATAACGAAAATGTAGATTATCTTACAAAACTAGGGCTCATTTGGGGTTATCTTAAATACTATCATCCAAGTGTCGCAGAAGGAAATCACAATTGGGATTATGAGCTTTTCAGAATATACGAAAAGACAAAAAGCGTTTCATCTAATCAAAGGGACGAAATTATCCTTCAATGGATCAAAAATTTAGGCAAATACCAAATTGCAAAAAATTCTGAACCGAAAAATGTGAAATTTAAACCCGATTTAGACTGGATTACTAATTCGGGGTTTTCAAAAGAACTTTCTGAAGAACTTTTAAAATTAAAAGAAGCGAAAAGACCACAAGCAAACTATTATGTAGATTTTTTCAGGCAAGTAGGGAATCCTGATTTTAAAAATGAAAATCCTTATCAAAAGATGAATTATCCTGATGAAGGTTTCCGCCTGCTTTCACTTTATAGATATTGGAATATGATTCAGTATTATTTTCCGTACAAAAATCTCATTGAAGAAGATTGGAAAAATGTTTTAAAGGAATTTGTTCCCAAATTTATCAATGCAAAAGACGAAACAGAATACACTCTTGCCTCATTAGAAATTATTGCGAGAATTCATGATACTCATGCCGGAGTTTGGGGAAATAATAAAGTGCTTACAAAATATTTTGGAGAAAGATACAGCCCTATTAAACTAACTTTTGCAGAAAATAAAGCTGTCGTAAATGATTTCTATAATGAGAATTTTGCCAAAGAAGCCGGAATTCAGAAAGGTGATGTGATTACAGAAATCAATGGAGAAACTGTAGAAAATATTATCAAAAACAGGTTAAAATATACGCCTGCTTCAAATTATCCGACTCAATTAAGAAACATTTCTTACAATCTTTTAAACAGTAACTCTGAGACCATTAACATTAAATTTTCAAGAAATGGAAAAACAGAAGAAAAAACTATTAAAACCTACACCGGTCCCGAGCTAAAATACACGAAAGAGAAAAAAGAATTTTTCAACATGCTCGACAATAATGTTGCCTATTTTTATATGGGAAGTGTAAAAGCCGAGGAACTTCCTGCTGTCTTTGAAAAAATAAAAGACACAAAGGGTTTGGTGATTGATTTTAGAAGCTATCCATCAGATTTTGTTACCGTAAAAATGGGGAAACTTTTAAAACCTGAGACAACAGAATTTGTTAAGTTTTCAAATACAAACAATACTCAACCGGGGCTTTTTACTTTTACACCAAGTTTGAAAATTCCAGGATCCGGTAAAAATTCTTACCAAGGAAAAATTGCCATACTCATCAATGAAACTACTCAAAGTAGTGCAGAATACCATACGATGGCATTCAGAACGGCTCCAAGTTCAAAAGTTTTTGGTTCACAGACAGCAGGAGCAGACGGCAACGTTTCAGACTTCGTTCTGCCTGGAAATATTTCGACAATGATTAGTGGAATCGGAGTTTACTATCCAGACGGAAAAGAAACCCAAAGAATAGGAATTATTCCTGATGTAGAAGTAAAACCTACCATAGACGGAATCAAAAACAACAAAGACGAAGTTTTGGAAAAAGCAATCAATTGGATTAATAATTAA